From the Platichthys flesus chromosome 6, fPlaFle2.1, whole genome shotgun sequence genome, one window contains:
- the LOC133954655 gene encoding aminopeptidase Ey-like produces the protein MAKNSCNTKLIAGAFIVLTVSVIAGIIAMIIFYKTQIGSMNPTDRPPFVTTTEQPPPDRRLPKNLVPESYKVFLKTHFYHQIIEVVNVTTPNQTTVFTGNSTVNMKCVQSTSSIYLHSRRLVVSDPVVKNRDNPNEEIRSSVVHHGEADFLEIQLNVALEAGGNYSLFLNFKGWSWGFMDGLFLSMYLEGVPEFEGDMEPARYLAATNLEPTFARTVFPCFDEPELKAVFDITIIHRKGTKALSNALVFRGSNIDDEWEYTQFYPTPRMSTYLFAFTVSKFESVESAYERVEIKTFARPEAIAAGHAQYAANITGKILQFYETKFGIIYSLKKLDQIALPDLNPSAMENWGLITYQQGDLLFEEGVSSLLHKESIAMIIAHELAHQWFGNLVTMKWWNEVWLNEGFATYMAYFAVDAVEPSFKMKDESVMSDLHTAFEEDALAASHPLTVPPGEIQTTQEILGMFDSITYSKGAMVLRMLADVVGQNVFDRGVNMYLSDFKYSNTDEKNLWDHIQKAVDDDNGVIKEVGKLMHNWTNQNGYPVITINTTSGEVNQKHFLFNDSSESSLWWHVPIRFMSSKSKFPLMWLDNKSVTKNDIITENGDWILANVNCAGYYRVNYNPENWDALSSQMEQDQSPIPLMNRGQLIDDAFNLARAKLVDVTLALNLTRFLRNETELIPWKSAMTNLEYFVLMFDRSEVYGPMQTYLREQVRELYSFYRNYTDHSRVPMDHSSQHSQILAVRVACFNGLPECVTMATKMFAFWMKNNTNIIHPNLRSTIFCQAVASGGKAQWDFAWNKLQSSNDTSEREQLRAALSCSRETWLLNRYLQYTLDPEKIRFKDVWNIIDLIAMNPAGQALAWNFIRANWEFLHIRGGHSLIAAVARRFSTEFELEELVRFLTDNNLMYMKEEQAIEQISVNIQWVKEHQEKILQWFEMETDS, from the exons ATGGCGAAGAACTCCTGCAATACCAAGCTCATCGCCGGGGCCTTCATCGTCCTGACGGTCTCTGTCATCGCTGGCATCATTGCCATGATAATTTTCTACAAGACTCAGATCGGCTCGATGAACCCGACAGACCGCCCCCCCTTCGTTACCACCACCGAGCAGCCGCCACCTGACAGGCGGCTGCCGAAGAACCTGGTACCTGAGAGCTACAAGGTCTTCCTGAAGACTCACTTCTACCACCAGATCATTGAGGTGGTGAACGTCACCACTCCCAACCAGACCACCGTCTTCACTGGAAACTCCACAGTTAACATGAAGTGCGTCCAGTCGACGAGCAGCATCTACCTCCACAGCAGAAGGCTGGTAGTTTCCGACCCAGTGGTGAAGAACAGAGACAACCCCAATGAGGAGATACGTTCCTCCGTGGTGCATCATGGGGAAGCTGATTTTTTGGAGATCCAGCTGAACGTGGCGTTGGAGGCAGGAGGAAACTACAGCCTGTTTCTGAATTTTAAGGGATGGTCATGGGGGTTTATGGATGGACTGTTCCTCAGCATGTATTTAGAAGGTGTCCCTGAATTTGAAGGTGATATGGAGCCAGCAAG ATACTTGGCCGCCACCAATCTGGAGCCAACCTTTGCCAGGACGGTGTTTCCTTGTTTCGACGAGCCTGAGTTGAAGGCTGTGTTTGACATCACCATCATCCACAGGAAAGGCACCAAGGCTCTGAGTAACGCATTAGTATTTagag GCTCCAACATAGACGATGAGTGGGAGTACACTCAATTCTACCCGACACCGAGGATGTCCACGTACCTGTTCGCCTTCACGGTTTCAAAGTTTGAATCAGTTGAATCCGCCTATGAACGTGTTGAGATTaaa ACGTTTGCTCGTCCCGAAGCCATTGCGGCAGGACACGCTCAATATGCCGCCAACATCACCGGAAAGATCCTCCAGTTCTACGAGACGAAGTTTGGAATCATTTACTCGCTCAAGAAGCTGG ACCAAATCGCTCTGCCAGACTTGAACCCATCTGCGATGGAGAACTGGGGACTGATCACGTACCAGCAGGGAGATCTGCTCTTTGAGGAGGGGGTGTCCTCGCTGTTGCACAAGGAATCCATCGCTATGATCATTGCACATGAACTAGCTCATCAG TGGTTTGGAAATCTAGTGACGATGAAATGGTGGAATGAGGTTTGGCTGAACGAGGGCTTCGCCACCTACATGGCCTACTTTGCCGTGGATGCAGTCGAGCCGTCATTCAAAATG aAAGACGAGTCTGTCATGTCTGACCTCCACACGGCGTTCGAGGAGGACGCTCTGGCTGCTTCCCATCCGCTCACTGTCCCGCCGGGAGAGATCCAGACCACTCAGGAGATCCTCGGCATGTTTGATTCAATCACCTACAGTAAG GGGGCGATGGTGCTGAGAATGCTGGCAGACGTCGTGGGTCAAAACGTGTTCGACCGAGGAGTCAAT atGTACCTCTCGGACTTCAAGTACAGTAACACCGACGAGAAGAACCTGTGGGATCACATACAAAAG GCCGTGGACGACGATAATGGTGTGATCAAGGAGGTTGGGAAGTTGATGCACAATTGGACCAATCAGAACGGATATCCCGTCATCACCATCAACACGACGAGCGGAGAGGTCAACCAGAAGCACTTCCTGTTCAACGACTCGTCTGAATCGAG TCTTTGGTGGCACGTCCCGATCAGATTCATGTCAAGTAAATCGAAATTTCCTCTGATGTGGTTGGACAATAAATCAG TTACGAAAAACGACATCATTACCGAGAATGGAGATTGGATCCTGGCGAATGTGAACTGCGCCGGATACTACCGAGTCAACTACAACCCGGAGAACTGGGATGCCCTCTCCAGTCAGATGGAACAAGACCAATCG CCGATCCCACTGATGAACCGAGGGCAGCTCATTGATGACGCGTTCAACTTGGCGAG GGCCAAACTGGTCGACGTGACCCTGGCTCTGAATTTGACGCGATTCCTCCGCAACGAGACGGAGTTAATTCCCTGGAAGTCAGCCATGACCAACCTGGAGTACTTTGTCCTGATGTTCGACCGCTCCGAGGTGTACGGCCCCATGCAG ACGTACCTCCGGGAACAGGTCCGCGAGCTGTACAGCTTCTACAGGAACTACACAGACCATTCCCGGGTCCCGATGGACCACTCCTCCCA ACACAGCCAGATCCTCGCCGTCAGGGTGGCCTGTTTCAATGGACTGCCAGAATGTGTGACCATGGCTACAAAGATGTTTGCCTTCTGGATGAAAAACAACACCAACAT CATCCATCCCAACCTGCGCTCGACCATCTTCTGCCAGGCGGTGGCCTCCGGTGGGAAGGCTCAGTGGGACTTTGCCTGGAACAAGCTGCAGAGCTCCAACGACACCTCGGAGAGGGAGCAGCTCCGGGCGGCTctgtcctgcagcagagagaccTGGCTGCTCAACAG ATACCTGCAGTACACCTTGGACCCCGAGAAGATCCGATTTAAGGACGTTTGGAACATTATTGACCTCATCGCCATGAATCCTGCAGGGCAGGCACTGGCCTGGAACTTCATCAGAGCAAACTGGGAGTTTCTACATATCCG cggcGGACACAGTCTGATCGCGGCCGTGGCCAGGAGGTTCTCCACCGAGTTCGAACTGGAGGAG